In the Helianthus annuus cultivar XRQ/B chromosome 11, HanXRQr2.0-SUNRISE, whole genome shotgun sequence genome, one interval contains:
- the LOC118484152 gene encoding F-box protein At2g02240-like, which yields MCRFQRVVKMMDISDLKIQIKIKTQFLSPNVIYGAHLVFKFCDPRKFSSNLKYVNLKYKLGGEILHAYFATCGDDMWMMIELCRFIPHKKDIDFEVLLESLSRYYCGTGEIYVEGIHFQPINNTTLEPELYEKLEGVQEVLKSNLDYGQQVPVDYDEINRLDDDEKLLSVSKANEKNCHMLPAKMVLYESSDVKCFNWKSLAEPESRFLEVAELISHQVFQIRCKIEIQNLSPDTDYTCHLVFKLSQKCHGLHCPVRVRDVLNRKKKEFMFLYFRSPRLINLHGNEKVPKRREDGLMEVIMWEFNSGNNDHVPMSLKLRCYEGTMSGLIVYGVEFRPI from the exons atgtgcagatttcAAAGAGTGGTGAAGATGATGGACATTTCAGACCTAAAGATTCAAATCAAGATAAAAACTCAGTTTTTATCTCCAAATGTGATTTATGGGGCTCACCTTGTCTTCAAATTTTGTGACCCAAGAAAATTTTCAAGTAATCTAAAATACGTCAACCTCAAGTACAAACTGGGGGGTGAAATCCTACATGCATATTTTGCAACATGCGGAGATGACATGTGGATGATGATAGAATTGTGCAGATTCATACCTCACAAGAAAGATATTGATTTCGAGGTTCTACTTGAGAGCTTGTCAAGATACTATTGTGGAACTGGTGAAATCTATGTTGAAGGCATTCATTTTCAACCGATCAATAACACAACTTTGGAA CCTGAACTATATGAGAAGCTAGAAGGAGTACAAGAAGTCCTGAAATCAAACTTGGATTATGGGCAACAAGTACCGGTTGATTATGACGAAATAAACCGACTAGACGATGATGAAAAG TTACTCTCGGTAAGCAAAGCGAACGAAAAGAACTGTCACATGCTTCCAGCAAAGATGGTTTTATACGAGTCTTCAGATGTCAAGTGTTTCAATTGGAAATCTCTTGCTGAGCCTGAATCCAG ATTTCTAGAGGTGGCTGAGCTTATATCACACCAAGTATTTCAAATCAGATGCAAGATCGAAATCCAAAACTTGTCGCCAGATACAGATTATACATGTCATCTTGTATTCAAGCTATCACAAAAATGCCATGGTTTGCATTGTCCGGTGAGGGTACGGGATGTACTTAATAGGAAAAAGAAAGAGttcatgtttctttattttagaTCTCCAAGATTAATAAACTTACACGGTAACGAAAAGGTTCCTAAGCGTAGAGAAGACGGATTGATGGAAGTTATTATGTGGGAATTCAACTCAGGTAACAATGATCATGTTCCCATGAGTTTGAAATTGAGATGCTATGAAGGAACCATGTCTGGTCTTATTGTATATGGCGTTGAATTTCGACCCATATGA